The Macaca thibetana thibetana isolate TM-01 chromosome 19, ASM2454274v1, whole genome shotgun sequence genome has a segment encoding these proteins:
- the C19H19orf33 gene encoding immortalization up-regulated protein isoform X2 produces the protein MEFDLGAALEPTSQKPGVGAGHGGDPKLSPHKVQGRSEAGAGPGPEGPALGFQLRGLGKGHRLTAAPPSSKDTTALPTPAAAPATRTWM, from the exons ATGGAGTTCGACCTGGGAGCAG CTCTGGAGCCAACCTCCCagaagccaggtgtgggggcgggCCATGGGGGAGACCCCAAGCTCAGTCCCCACAAAGTTCAGGGCCGGTCGGAGGCGGGGGCAGGTCCGGGTCCAGAG GGTCCTGCCTTGGGCTTCCAACTTCGGGGGCTGGGTAAGGGGCACCGCCTCACTGCCGCACCTCCATCCAGCAAGGACACCACAGCTCTTCCGACTCCAGCAGCAGCTCCAGCGACTCGGACATGGATGTGA